One genomic window of Nicotiana sylvestris chromosome 10, ASM39365v2, whole genome shotgun sequence includes the following:
- the LOC138880237 gene encoding uncharacterized protein, translating into MDGYKLWYSGVLRGRNGVGILVDNHLRDSVVEVRRVNDRLMTIKLVVGECTLNVVSVYASQVGLDEEIKRHFWEGLDDIVRSIPPSERLFIGGDFNGHIGSSAVGYTKVHGGFGVGERNGGGTLLLDFAKVFDLVIVNSSFPKRDEHLGEN; encoded by the exons ATGGATGGGTATAAACTATGGTACTCTGGAGTCCTGAGGGGTaggaatggagtgggtatcctggtagataacCATCTTAGAGATTCGGTGGTAGAGGttaggcgggtgaatgatagactaatgactattaaattggtggtgggtgagtgtactttaaatgtcgttagcgtgTACGCGTCGCAAGTaggcttggatgaggagattaaaaggcatttttgggaggggttggatgacatcgttcgtagtattccgccttcggagaggttattcataggaggagatttcaatggtcatattgggtcgtctgCAGTTGGTTATACTAAGGTGCACGGCGGCTTTGGTGtcggagagcggaacggagggggcactttactgttggactttgccaaggtaTTCGATCTAGTGATTGTGAACTCAAGTTTTCCGAAGCGGGATGAGCATTtg GGGGAAAACTGA